In Perca fluviatilis chromosome 14, GENO_Pfluv_1.0, whole genome shotgun sequence, a genomic segment contains:
- the LOC120572521 gene encoding Fc receptor-like protein 5: MEYEYEFRRTSDTPEKPSAWTEKDKNKVDISHGGKYICRGWSRERDFFTPTSDEVTIQETVPNKAVVTFQPDWPQIFSGEKITLRCEIQGGGDTDWTYEWRTTSSHIVPTGKEYISSAEYPSGEYRCMGRSDYFLTKWSEAITVSAHRPKAQLRDEKRDIPVGGSVTLTCSVNTAPSSGWKYFWYRGEKNSLYTQGGVLYSNAPISVSVGGVYWCRGGRGEPVYYTEYSDSITVNKKLANKAVVTLQPNWSEIYEGEKITLRCEITDEGDSEWEYEWTTTSSIKPSNQNEHHIRSAYTSHSGTYSCKGRMKSAQQSSTEWSDPITLTVSNTYKPWAILSAVNRDIPVWGSVTLICSVNKASSSSSSSSSSGWKYFWYRDKKTSEALTSQSVLYSNGPIHVSVRGVYWCRGGRGEPVYYTEYSDPVIVNKKIAGRAVVTLQPNWSEIYRGEKITLRCEIQGGGDTAWTYGWTTPNSKRFPTDNAYIIIRATESHSGKYRCMGRRDTYTSTEWSEAITLKVLSYKPRAELTADNRDIPVGGSVTLTCSVITASSSSSSSSSSGWKYFWYRGEKTSEPLTSQDVVFPPSRQISVSVGGVYWCRGGRGEPVYYTEYSYLTVNQKLANKAVVTLQPNWSEIYEGEKITLRCEITDEGDSGWEYEWTTTSSIKPSNQNEHHIRSAYTSHSGTYSCKGRMKSVQQSSKEWSDPITLTVSNNNPQPVLSVSPSWLSPGASVTLNCSVKDPSAGWRFYWYKAVPRLSDISYSYDLLPGSTNGTEQDSYIVDGQTHTAGYVCRAARGDPVFYTYYSEPKFVWSGEFDLSASLTVSPDRVQHFTSESVSLSCEGNSTEWRVKSLPENSYWPYCSSWGTMTRSTCTIQRYRLSAAVFWCESGSGEFSNAVNITIQNEDIILVSPVRPVTEGDFVTLSCELRRQISSSKVFFYRNGEVIQNATRRELNISAVSKSDEGLYKCQHSGTESTQSWMSVKDEEENKCFFSFM; the protein is encoded by the exons AtggaatatgaatatgaattcaGACGTACTTCAGACACTCCTGAAAAACCTTCTGCTTGGACTGAAAAGGATAAAAATAAAGTCGACATATCACATGGAGGCAAATACATCTGCAGAGGATGGAGCAGGGAACGAGATTTCTTCACACCTACAAGTGATGAAGTCACCATTCAGGAAACTG TTCCCAACAAAGCTGTTGTGACCTTTCAACCCGACTGGCCTCAGATATTCAGCGGTGAGAAGATCACTCTCAGATGTGAGATCCAGGGAGGTGGAGACACTGACTGGACTTATGAATGGAGAACAACCAGCTCACACATAGTTCCTACAGGAAAAGAGTATATTAGCAGTGCTGAGTACCCCAGTGGTGAATACCGTTGTATGGGTAGAAGTGACTATTTCTTAACTAAGTGGAGTGAAGCCATCACAGTATCAG CTCACAGACCAAAGGCCCAACtgagagatgagaagagagacATTCCAGTAGGGGGCAGTGTGACCCTGACCTGCTCTGTGAACACAGCACCATCATCTGGATGGAAATACTTCTGgtacagaggagagaaaaactCTCTGTACACACAAGGTGGTGTTCTCTACTCAAATGCACCAATCAGTGTCTCAGTAGGAGGAGTCTACTGgtgcagaggaggaagaggagagccTGTCTACTACACAGAGTACAGTGATTCAATCACTGTCAACAAAAAAC TTGCAAACAAGGCTGTTGTCACTCTGCAACCAAACTGGTCTGAAATATACGAAGGAGAGAAGATCACTCTCAGATGTGAGATCACAGATGAAGGAGACTCTGAGTGGGAGTATGAATGGACAACAACCAGCTCAATAAAACCTTCAAATCAAAATGAACACCATATTAGATCTGCTTATACATCCCACAGTGGGACCTACAGCTGTAAGGGCAGAATGAAAAGTGCACAGCAGTCTTCAACAGAGTGGAGTGATCCCATTACATTGACAGTATCAAACA CATACAAACCCTGGGCCATACTGAGTGCTGTTAACAGAGACATTCCAGTATGGGGCAGTGTGACCCTGATCTGCTCTGTGAACaaagcatcatcatcatcatcatcatcatcttcgtCTGGTTGGAAATACTTCTGGTATAGAGACAAGAAAACCTCTGAAGCCCTGACCTCACAAAGTGTTCTTTACTCAAATGGACCAATCCATGTCTCAGTAAGAGGAGTCTACTGgtgcagaggaggaagaggagagccTGTCTACTACACAGAGTACAGTGATCCAGTTATTGTCAACAAAAAGA TTGCAGGCAGGGCTGTTGTGACTCTGCAACCCAACTGGTCTGAAAtatacagaggagagaagatcaCTCTCAGATGTGAGATCCAGGGAGGTGGAGACACTGCATGGACATATGGATGGACAACACCCAACTCAAAAAGATTTCCAACAGACAATGCATACATTATTATCAGAGCTACTGAGTCCCACAGTGGAAAATACCGTTGTATGGGTAGAAGAGACACCTATACCTCAACAGAGTGGAGTGAAGCCATCACATTGAAAGTCTTGT CATACAAACCCCGGGCCGAACTGACTGCTGACAACAGAGACATTCCAGTAGGGGGCAGTGTGACCCTGACCTGCTCTGTGAtcacagcatcatcatcatcatcatcatcatcatcatctggtTGGAAATATTTCTGGTACAGAGGAGAGAAAACCTCTGAACCCCTGACCTCACAAGATGTTGTCTTCCCCCCAAGTAGACAAATCAGTGTCTCAGTAGGAGGAGTCTACTGgtgcagaggaggaagaggagagccTGTCTACTACACAGAGTACAGTTATTTGACTGTCAACCAAAAAC TTGCAAACAAGGCTGTTGTGACTCTTCAACCAAACTGGTCTGAAATATACGAAGGAGAGAAGATCACTCTCAGATGTGAGATCACAGATGAAGGAGACTCTGGGTGGGAGTATGAATGGACAACAACCAGCTCAATAAAACCTTCAAATCAAAATGAACACCATATTAGATCTGCTTATACATCCCACAGTGGGACCTACAGCTGTAAGGGCAGAATGAAAAGTGTACAGCAGTCTTCAAAAGAGTGGAGTGATCCCATTACATTGACAGTATCAAACA ATAATCCTCAGCctgtcctctctgtgtctccatCATGGCTGAGTCCTGGAGCCTCAGTAACTCTTAACTGCAGTGTTAAAGATCCATCTGCAGGATGGAGGTTCTACTGGTATAAGGCTGTTCCCAGACTGTCAGACATCTCCTACAGCTATGATCTGCTACCTGGCAGCACCAATGGGACTGAACAGGATTCCTACATCGTtgatggacagacacacacagcaggataTGTGTGCAGAGCTGCAAGAGGAGATCCAGTGTTTTACACTTATTACAGTGAACCGAAGTTTGTCTGGTCTGGAG AGTTTGATTTGTCAGCATCTCTCACAGTGAGTCCTGACAGAGTGCAACACTTCACCTCTGAGTCTGTGTCACTGAGCTGTGAGGGGAACTCTACTGAGTGGAGAGTGAAGAGTCTTCCTGAGAACAGCTACTGGCCATACTGCTCCAGCTGGGGGACAATGACCAGATCTACATGCACCATACAGCGTTACAGACTCAGTGCTGCGGTGTTCTGGTGCGAGTCTGGATCAGGAGAGTTCAGCAACGCAGTCAACATCACTATACAGA ATGAAGATATTATCCTGGTGAGCCCCGTCCGTCCTGTGACTGAGGGAGATTTTGTTACTCTTAGCTGCGAATTGAGACGACAAATTAGTTCCTCGAAAGTTTTTTTCTATCGAAATGGTGAAGTCATTCAAAATGCCACCAGAAGGGAGCTAAATATCTCTGCAGTGTCGAAGTCAGATGAAGGCCTCTACAAGTGTCAACACTCAGGAACAGAGTCCACACAGAGCTGGATGTCAGTTAAAGatgaggaagaaaacaaatgctTCTTTTCTTTCATGTAA